A single genomic interval of halophilic archaeon DL31 harbors:
- a CDS encoding Xanthine/uracil/vitamin C permease (PFAM: Xanthine/uracil/vitamin C permease~KEGG: hbo:Hbor_28360 permease): MGLSETLAEYFDVAAHGSDVRTELLAGLTTFLTMSYIVVVNPAILSAAINIEGISDGRLFAMLSVVTIISAATATLVMALYANRPFAQAPGLGLNAFFAFTVVLTLGVPWQTALAAVVVEGLLFIALTAVGAREYVIKLFPEPVKLAVGSGIGLFLAIIGFQAMRVVASDPATFVTFSPVFAKDPVALLSVIGLFFTFGLYARGVKGSVIIGILVTTVLGYAASAMGYTAFPAEETGGAIVSSSLTGATQTYSLAAYNITPLAGAFLDGLSNVDALTFSLIVFTFFFVDFFDTAGTLVGVGQVAGFLDENGDLPDIDKPLMADAIGTTVGGMLGTSTVTTYIESATGVEEGGRTGLTALAVAGLFVLSLAFVPLAAGIPSYASHLALVVIGIIMLGNVVAVDWDDLTNAIPAGMTILVMPFTFSIAYGIAAGIVSYPIVKVAAGEGKDVHAGQWVLALAFVGYFFVRTSGLLAGNL; encoded by the coding sequence ATGGGATTGAGCGAGACCCTGGCGGAGTATTTCGACGTCGCGGCCCACGGCTCCGACGTCCGGACTGAACTGCTCGCGGGACTGACTACGTTCCTGACGATGAGCTACATCGTCGTGGTCAACCCCGCCATCCTCTCGGCGGCCATCAACATCGAAGGGATCAGCGACGGCCGCCTCTTCGCCATGTTGTCGGTGGTGACCATCATCTCGGCGGCGACAGCAACACTGGTGATGGCGCTCTACGCGAACCGACCGTTCGCGCAAGCGCCGGGACTGGGACTGAACGCCTTCTTCGCGTTCACCGTCGTGTTAACGCTGGGCGTGCCGTGGCAGACGGCACTCGCAGCCGTGGTCGTCGAGGGGCTGCTGTTCATCGCCCTCACCGCCGTCGGCGCGCGTGAGTACGTCATCAAACTGTTCCCCGAACCCGTCAAGCTGGCCGTCGGCTCCGGTATCGGGCTCTTTCTCGCAATCATTGGCTTCCAGGCGATGCGCGTCGTCGCGAGCGACCCTGCGACGTTCGTCACCTTCTCGCCGGTGTTCGCGAAGGACCCGGTCGCGTTGCTGTCGGTCATCGGGCTCTTCTTCACCTTCGGGCTCTACGCCCGCGGGGTGAAGGGCTCGGTCATCATCGGCATCCTCGTCACGACGGTGCTGGGCTACGCAGCATCTGCGATGGGCTACACCGCCTTCCCCGCCGAAGAGACCGGCGGCGCAATCGTCAGCAGCTCGCTGACCGGCGCCACCCAGACCTACAGCCTGGCCGCCTACAACATCACGCCGCTTGCGGGCGCGTTCCTCGACGGCCTCTCGAACGTCGACGCGCTCACCTTCTCGCTGATCGTGTTCACGTTCTTCTTCGTCGACTTCTTCGACACCGCCGGGACCCTCGTGGGCGTCGGGCAGGTGGCCGGCTTCCTCGACGAGAACGGCGACCTCCCCGACATCGACAAGCCGCTAATGGCCGACGCAATCGGCACCACCGTCGGCGGGATGCTCGGCACCTCGACGGTCACGACCTACATCGAGTCCGCGACGGGTGTCGAAGAGGGCGGTCGTACGGGCCTCACGGCGCTGGCGGTCGCTGGCCTGTTCGTGCTCTCGCTGGCGTTCGTCCCGCTCGCAGCCGGCATCCCTTCCTACGCCTCCCACCTCGCGCTGGTGGTCATCGGCATCATCATGCTCGGCAACGTGGTGGCGGTGGACTGGGACGACCTCACCAACGCCATCCCTGCCGGGATGACGATTCTGGTGATGCCCTTTACGTTCTCTATCGCCTACGGAATCGCCGCGGGAATCGTCTCCTACCCCATCGTGAAAGTCGCTGCGGGCGAAGGTAAGGATGTCCACGCTGGCCAGTGGGTGCTCGCGCTCGCGTTCGTCGGCTACTTCTTCGTGCGGACGAGCGGGCTGCTGGCTGGGAACCTTTGA
- a CDS encoding phosphoribosyltransferase (PFAM: Phosphoribosyltransferase~KEGG: hbo:Hbor_28370 prpp-binding protein, adenine/guanine phosphoribosyltransferase), with protein sequence MNRAEKAALQLRAVAVLRTLKRSRTYDELADLTGLPAGDLNRYVNGHVLPGIERARETVENVGRKALAAELESRIAVDDEGYLDNSAVVFDQPFLDLVAPVAAESFAFERPDVVLTAATDGITLGAAMASYFDADIAYAKKRKETAVEEFIESRQRLASGIELTYYLPARAVDAGDTVLVVDDLIRSGETQELLLDIVSQSDAAVGGVFTLIAVGEEGLDRAREITDAPVGALTHFDQ encoded by the coding sequence ATGAACCGTGCAGAGAAGGCCGCCCTGCAGCTACGGGCGGTCGCCGTCCTGCGGACGCTGAAGCGGAGCCGAACGTACGACGAGCTCGCCGACCTCACCGGGCTGCCCGCCGGCGACCTGAACCGCTACGTCAACGGCCACGTGCTGCCGGGCATCGAGCGCGCCCGCGAGACCGTTGAAAACGTCGGCCGGAAGGCGCTGGCGGCCGAACTCGAATCTCGCATCGCCGTCGACGACGAGGGATACCTCGACAACAGCGCCGTCGTCTTCGACCAACCCTTCCTCGACCTGGTGGCGCCCGTTGCCGCCGAATCCTTCGCGTTCGAACGGCCCGACGTGGTGCTGACCGCCGCCACCGACGGCATCACGCTGGGCGCCGCAATGGCCTCCTACTTCGACGCCGACATCGCCTACGCTAAGAAGCGCAAGGAGACGGCAGTCGAGGAGTTCATCGAGTCCCGCCAGCGGCTCGCCTCGGGGATCGAACTCACCTACTACCTCCCTGCGCGGGCCGTCGATGCGGGCGACACCGTGCTCGTCGTCGACGACCTCATCCGGTCGGGTGAGACCCAGGAGCTCCTCCTCGATATCGTCTCCCAGTCCGACGCCGCTGTGGGCGGGGTTTTCACCCTCATCGCCGTCGGCGAGGAAGGGCTGGACCGGGCGAGAGAGATTACCGATGCGCCGGTGGGCGCCCTCACCCACTTCGATCAGTAG
- a CDS encoding Orotate phosphoribosyltransferase (PFAM: Phosphoribosyltransferase~TIGRFAM: Orotate phosphoribosyl transferase~HAMAP: Orotate phosphoribosyltransferase~KEGG: htu:Htur_2783 orotate phosphoribosyltransferase), with translation MDEALIAALRDADAVQYGEFELSHGGTSDYYVDKYLFETDPRCLRLIAEAFAEKLDGEKLGGVALGGVPLAATTSITADVPYVIARKQAKEYGTGNRIEGRLDEGEEVVIVEDIATTGQSAVDAVEALRDAGTEVNRALLVVDREEGGRENLADHGVEMEALVTASDLLADRE, from the coding sequence ATGGACGAGGCACTCATCGCGGCGCTTCGCGACGCCGACGCGGTCCAGTATGGCGAGTTCGAACTCTCCCACGGGGGGACCAGCGACTACTACGTCGACAAATATCTCTTCGAGACCGACCCACGCTGTCTCCGCCTGATTGCCGAGGCGTTCGCCGAGAAACTTGATGGCGAAAAACTCGGCGGCGTCGCACTTGGTGGGGTTCCCCTCGCTGCCACGACGAGCATCACGGCCGACGTGCCCTACGTCATCGCGCGCAAGCAGGCCAAGGAGTACGGCACCGGCAACCGCATCGAGGGACGTCTCGATGAGGGTGAGGAGGTCGTCATCGTGGAAGATATCGCAACCACCGGCCAGTCCGCCGTCGATGCCGTCGAGGCACTGCGCGACGCCGGCACCGAGGTGAACCGTGCGCTGCTGGTCGTTGACCGGGAGGAGGGTGGCCGCGAGAACTTGGCGGACCACGGTGTGGAGATGGAGGCCTTGGTGACCGCCTCCGACCTGCTGGCGGACCGGGAGTAA
- a CDS encoding UPF0290 protein (KEGG: hvo:HVO_0332 hypothetical protein~HAMAP: UPF0290 protein~PFAM: Protein of unknown function DUF46) produces MLELVAGALWAMLPAYVPNNAAVLAGGGEPIDGDREMGGSRLLGDGKTWRGTAVGTLVGLALAALLNVAVTPAAEAALGFSLPTFPPLAALGLALGAMLGDIGASFIKRRSGRERGASFPGLDQLDFVAGALLLALVLAPGWTLETFTLTRLAIIVVITPLLHLVTNMIGYGVGVKNEPW; encoded by the coding sequence ATGCTCGAACTCGTCGCCGGCGCCCTCTGGGCCATGCTGCCGGCGTACGTCCCGAACAACGCCGCCGTCCTTGCCGGCGGCGGGGAGCCAATCGACGGCGACCGCGAGATGGGCGGGAGCCGCCTGCTGGGCGACGGAAAGACCTGGCGCGGCACGGCAGTGGGCACGCTCGTGGGGCTCGCGCTCGCCGCGCTGCTGAACGTCGCCGTTACTCCGGCCGCCGAGGCCGCCCTGGGGTTCAGCCTCCCCACCTTCCCGCCGCTGGCGGCGCTCGGGCTGGCACTGGGGGCGATGCTGGGCGACATCGGCGCCTCGTTCATCAAACGCCGGAGCGGCCGGGAGCGCGGTGCTTCCTTCCCAGGGTTGGACCAACTCGACTTCGTCGCGGGCGCACTGCTGCTCGCGCTCGTGCTCGCGCCCGGCTGGACGCTCGAAACGTTCACACTCACACGCCTTGCGATCATCGTGGTCATCACGCCGCTGCTGCATCTCGTGACCAACATGATTGGCTACGGGGTGGGTGTGAAGAACGAGCCCTGGTAA
- a CDS encoding Prefoldin subunit beta (TIGRFAM: Prefoldin, beta subunit~HAMAP: Prefoldin subunit beta~KEGG: hla:Hlac_0567 prefoldin, beta subunit~PFAM: Prefoldin beta-like) has translation MQGNLPPEAQEKIEELQDLQETTEQLAAQKGQAESSLNEAKTALDALEDIDEDATMYREIGELLVKTDYDDASESLEEKVDSLEVRVEQLEKREGRTREQFEELQEELQQMLQQGGGPMGPGGPGAGGA, from the coding sequence ATGCAGGGCAATCTGCCGCCCGAGGCGCAGGAGAAGATCGAGGAGCTACAGGACCTCCAGGAGACCACCGAGCAGCTCGCCGCCCAGAAGGGGCAGGCCGAGAGCTCGCTCAACGAGGCCAAAACCGCACTCGACGCGCTCGAGGACATCGACGAGGACGCGACGATGTACCGCGAGATCGGCGAGCTGTTGGTCAAGACCGACTACGACGACGCATCCGAGAGCCTCGAGGAGAAGGTCGACAGCCTCGAAGTTCGCGTCGAGCAGCTCGAGAAGCGCGAGGGGCGCACCCGCGAGCAGTTCGAGGAGCTCCAGGAGGAGCTTCAGCAGATGCTGCAGCAGGGCGGCGGCCCGATGGGCCCCGGCGGCCCCGGTGCGGGCGGCGCGTAA
- a CDS encoding hypothetical protein (KEGG: hbo:Hbor_25590 hypothetical protein) → MPTEEPTDTAVVETASEAAEGVVLDRYRQSELKDLDITVTFEDGVLEVDVYINPPADAEPDAEEVADDAARAAQDAVDELFA, encoded by the coding sequence ATGCCGACTGAGGAACCGACCGATACGGCGGTCGTCGAGACGGCAAGCGAGGCTGCCGAAGGGGTCGTGCTGGACCGCTACCGGCAGTCCGAGCTGAAAGACCTCGACATCACGGTCACCTTCGAGGACGGCGTGCTCGAAGTGGACGTGTACATCAATCCGCCCGCGGACGCAGAGCCCGACGCCGAAGAAGTCGCCGACGACGCGGCCCGCGCCGCACAAGACGCCGTCGACGAACTCTTCGCCTGA
- a CDS encoding Protein of unknown function DUF2070, membrane (PFAM: Protein of unknown function DUF2070, membrane~KEGG: hbo:Hbor_25610 membrane protein), protein MTASQSNLAGLSRFVFRAPNWYTSLAFALLVAAVAGVGAFDSGEADAVFRGILFVGQDAWEGIFFIGIPTVVAGFATPWVDRWTGGRLTYNRASLLALICELVLVAALSVAGLLAYLFPMLGQEFVFDALMVGLASVFALRLLVVLAVSRSSLPLAVLPASIQTVVSAALLFVYSGTIRYMADGGSAIQAYLTPYLNQNADAPGVLSVVSPTQFALLGVLCVLYAAAVYIFLVAIDRPWRRSMGVSMLDFLRGFIGHVAEGSDELEDFFEQIGEHAVVPVTVLAFRELDGGPEKARFVLPMIHPGPMGEIGGGNLPKRVADTAEGLAFPPHATAGHDFNLVTENEVERLIDAADRAHERIEYGTEATQSIRPHAGDAKMLSQAFGDDGLLVNTFSPGFADDVEYGVGLAVTGEARTNGLDDVLLVDAHNCNNGLAGPDLGHVTPGSTRSFDMIQAASLAGESLTTAPTGELSLGVAWEETEWEPLDGIGPLGVRAAVTEVDGQETAYVLIDGNNMEPWLRDRTVDALTEAGLDEAEVMTTDTHVVNTVEADNQVGGAIDHGEFIETVLGVVEEARADSEPVEAGMATERAEVTVFGNDRTESLASHANAVVSVGGAFAVAVLLAVTAISVLLFFVT, encoded by the coding sequence ATGACGGCCTCCCAGAGCAATCTCGCCGGGCTCTCGCGGTTCGTCTTCCGCGCGCCCAACTGGTACACCAGCCTCGCGTTTGCGTTGCTGGTCGCTGCCGTCGCCGGTGTCGGCGCCTTCGACAGCGGCGAGGCTGACGCCGTGTTCAGAGGTATTCTCTTCGTCGGCCAGGACGCGTGGGAAGGAATCTTCTTCATCGGCATCCCGACCGTCGTGGCAGGATTCGCCACCCCCTGGGTCGACCGCTGGACTGGCGGCCGACTCACCTACAACCGTGCCTCGCTGTTGGCGCTGATCTGTGAGCTGGTGCTGGTGGCAGCGCTCTCTGTCGCTGGCCTGCTGGCGTATCTCTTCCCCATGCTGGGCCAGGAGTTCGTCTTTGACGCGCTGATGGTCGGGCTGGCCTCGGTGTTCGCACTGCGGCTGCTGGTCGTGCTCGCGGTATCGCGCTCCTCGCTACCGCTCGCAGTGTTGCCCGCCAGCATCCAGACCGTTGTCTCGGCCGCGCTGCTGTTTGTCTACAGCGGCACCATCCGCTATATGGCCGACGGCGGCTCAGCGATTCAGGCGTATCTCACGCCCTACCTCAACCAGAACGCGGACGCTCCGGGGGTGCTGAGTGTCGTCTCGCCCACGCAGTTCGCGCTGCTGGGCGTGCTGTGTGTCCTCTACGCGGCAGCGGTCTACATTTTCCTCGTCGCCATCGACCGGCCGTGGCGCCGCTCGATGGGCGTCTCGATGCTCGATTTCCTCCGTGGGTTCATCGGCCACGTCGCCGAAGGTTCGGACGAACTGGAGGACTTCTTCGAGCAGATTGGTGAGCACGCAGTCGTGCCCGTGACCGTGCTCGCGTTCCGCGAACTCGACGGCGGGCCAGAGAAGGCCCGGTTCGTGCTGCCGATGATTCACCCCGGCCCAATGGGTGAAATCGGCGGCGGCAACCTCCCCAAGCGGGTGGCCGACACCGCAGAGGGACTGGCGTTTCCGCCACACGCGACTGCGGGCCACGACTTCAACCTCGTCACCGAGAACGAGGTCGAACGGCTCATCGACGCGGCTGACCGCGCCCACGAACGGATCGAGTACGGCACCGAAGCAACCCAGAGCATTCGCCCGCATGCCGGCGATGCAAAGATGCTGAGCCAAGCGTTCGGTGACGACGGCCTGCTGGTGAACACGTTCTCTCCCGGATTCGCTGACGACGTTGAGTATGGTGTCGGCCTCGCGGTGACGGGGGAGGCCCGCACGAACGGCCTCGACGACGTGTTGCTGGTCGACGCCCACAACTGCAACAATGGGCTGGCGGGGCCGGACCTCGGTCACGTCACCCCCGGGAGCACCCGCTCTTTCGACATGATTCAGGCTGCCAGCCTTGCCGGCGAGTCGCTCACGACCGCCCCAACTGGTGAGCTCTCGTTGGGTGTGGCGTGGGAAGAAACCGAGTGGGAACCGCTGGACGGTATCGGGCCACTCGGCGTCCGGGCCGCCGTCACCGAGGTCGACGGCCAGGAAACCGCCTACGTGCTGATTGACGGCAACAACATGGAGCCGTGGCTCCGCGACCGGACCGTCGACGCACTCACTGAGGCGGGCCTTGACGAAGCCGAAGTGATGACCACGGACACCCACGTCGTCAACACGGTGGAAGCGGACAATCAGGTGGGCGGCGCCATCGACCACGGCGAGTTCATCGAGACGGTGCTGGGCGTGGTCGAGGAGGCCCGCGCGGACAGCGAACCCGTCGAGGCCGGGATGGCGACCGAACGCGCCGAGGTGACGGTGTTCGGCAACGACCGAACGGAGTCGCTGGCCTCCCACGCGAACGCGGTGGTCTCAGTAGGTGGGGCGTTCGCCGTCGCCGTGCTTCTCGCCGTGACCGCAATTAGCGTGCTGCTGTTCTTCGTGACGTAG
- a CDS encoding GMP synthase (glutamine-hydrolyzing) subunit A (PFAM: Glutamine amidotransferase class-I, C-terminal~TIGRFAM: GMP synthase, N-terminal~HAMAP: GMP synthase [glutamine-hydrolyzing] subunit A~KEGG: hvo:HVO_0647 GMP synthase (glutamine-hydrolyzing) subunit A), whose amino-acid sequence MTRIVVIDNHGQFTHLEGRALRDIGVETEILENDVDPAEIEADGLVLSGGPDMDRVGRCAEYIDLDIPVLGICLGMQFLAEELGGSTHSGDYGGYADVDVEILDAADPLIGSLAPETRVWASHADEVDTVPEGFTRTARSDVCEVEAMSNPEAGLYGVQWHPEVAHTAEGEAVFENFKEICKDW is encoded by the coding sequence ATGACCAGAATCGTCGTTATCGACAATCACGGGCAGTTCACGCATCTGGAGGGGCGCGCCCTCCGGGATATCGGTGTAGAGACAGAGATTCTCGAAAACGACGTCGACCCCGCCGAGATCGAGGCCGACGGCCTCGTCCTCTCTGGCGGACCGGATATGGACCGCGTCGGGCGCTGTGCAGAGTACATCGACCTCGACATCCCCGTGCTGGGTATCTGTCTCGGAATGCAGTTCCTCGCTGAGGAGCTGGGCGGCAGCACCCACAGCGGCGACTATGGCGGCTACGCCGACGTGGACGTGGAAATCCTCGATGCAGCGGACCCGCTCATCGGCTCGCTCGCCCCAGAAACGCGCGTCTGGGCCAGTCACGCTGACGAAGTCGACACCGTCCCCGAGGGGTTCACCCGGACCGCCCGAAGTGACGTCTGTGAGGTCGAAGCGATGAGCAACCCAGAGGCGGGACTCTACGGCGTCCAGTGGCACCCCGAAGTTGCGCACACCGCCGAAGGCGAGGCAGTGTTCGAGAACTTCAAAGAGATCTGCAAAGACTGGTAA
- a CDS encoding blue (type 1) copper domain protein (PFAM: Blue (type 1) copper domain~KEGG: hla:Hlac_1871 blue (type 1) copper domain protein) yields MKNESLYTRRHLLSITGTTAAVGLAGCSASQADTEEESTATEAHTETDSHDETDSHDETDGHDETEGGHNDEEEGHGDDSHREEEIGEPTETAQVDMITKDGTYHFTPHVARVKVGGTVTFHNESGSHSATAYHPDNDQPKLVPDGTASWDSSILSEGGATFEHTFETEGVYHYYCTPHETLGMIGSIIVGEPEAHGQPALEEPPQDMSDSVRKKIAELNEMCNSALGHGH; encoded by the coding sequence ATGAAAAACGAATCTCTGTACACGCGGCGACATCTGCTCAGTATCACTGGTACCACGGCAGCCGTTGGTCTGGCTGGCTGCTCGGCCAGCCAGGCGGACACTGAAGAGGAGTCCACGGCGACGGAGGCACACACTGAGACGGATAGCCACGACGAAACGGATAGTCACGACGAGACGGATGGGCACGACGAGACGGAGGGCGGCCACAACGACGAAGAAGAGGGTCACGGCGATGACAGCCACCGTGAGGAGGAGATCGGTGAGCCGACGGAAACGGCACAGGTGGATATGATCACGAAGGACGGGACGTACCACTTCACCCCGCACGTGGCGCGAGTCAAGGTCGGCGGGACGGTGACCTTCCACAACGAAAGCGGGAGCCACTCTGCCACGGCCTACCACCCAGACAACGATCAACCGAAGCTCGTCCCCGACGGCACCGCCTCCTGGGACAGCAGCATCCTCTCTGAGGGAGGCGCGACGTTCGAACACACCTTCGAAACAGAAGGGGTCTACCACTACTACTGTACGCCCCACGAAACCCTCGGGATGATCGGAAGCATCATCGTCGGCGAACCGGAAGCCCACGGGCAACCAGCACTCGAGGAGCCGCCACAGGACATGTCCGACAGTGTCCGCAAGAAGATCGCGGAACTCAACGAGATGTGTAACAGCGCGCTCGGCCACGGGCACTAA
- a CDS encoding transcription regulator (KEGG: hla:Hlac_1872 transcription regulator): MSKNDRSDELLELLGKERVRQILAATSDKSRSAKELSTECDVALSTIYRRVEDMIANDLLVEGTRIEADGSHHSVYEANIDHLDVDIDDGTIDVSIHVREDAAQRFSRIWSDIRES, from the coding sequence GTGTCCAAAAACGACCGCTCTGACGAACTCTTAGAGCTTCTCGGTAAAGAACGAGTCCGGCAGATTCTGGCCGCGACGAGTGACAAATCCAGGTCAGCGAAGGAACTCAGCACGGAGTGTGATGTTGCGCTCTCGACCATCTATCGCCGAGTTGAGGACATGATTGCCAACGACTTGCTCGTTGAAGGGACACGGATCGAAGCAGATGGGAGCCACCACAGCGTCTACGAGGCGAACATCGACCATCTCGATGTCGATATCGACGATGGAACCATTGACGTCAGCATCCATGTACGTGAGGACGCCGCTCAGCGGTTCTCACGCATCTGGAGCGATATCAGGGAGAGTTGA
- a CDS encoding hypothetical protein (KEGG: hla:Hlac_1873 hypothetical protein): MHIELVIAKLITVGLGLLITYKAYKGYRTYGSEPMLYVAIGFFFISVGSVIEGVLFDVVGLSIFLSGTIQTGIVALGMLVILYSLYGQLSQQATEGEAP, encoded by the coding sequence ATGCACATCGAACTCGTCATCGCGAAACTCATCACGGTCGGATTAGGGCTGCTGATAACGTACAAGGCCTACAAGGGGTATCGAACGTATGGCAGCGAACCGATGCTCTACGTCGCTATCGGATTCTTCTTCATCAGTGTCGGGTCCGTCATCGAGGGGGTCCTCTTCGATGTGGTGGGTTTGTCGATATTCCTCTCCGGAACGATTCAGACGGGAATCGTCGCACTCGGGATGCTCGTCATTCTGTATTCGCTGTACGGGCAGTTGTCACAACAAGCGACCGAGGGTGAGGCGCCATGA
- a CDS encoding hypothetical protein (KEGG: hla:Hlac_1874 hypothetical protein), which yields MTGHWELALIAVRVLLLGVGLATTAISFRAYRQQQTRYLRDATLGFGFITFGVLIEGFLYQLTGLTLTQVHLTESIALVFGLSILLRSFLD from the coding sequence ATGACTGGCCACTGGGAACTTGCATTGATTGCCGTTCGCGTCTTGCTCCTTGGCGTCGGGCTCGCGACCACCGCAATCAGTTTCCGGGCCTACCGGCAACAACAGACCCGATACCTCCGCGACGCAACGCTCGGATTTGGATTCATCACATTCGGCGTGCTTATCGAGGGGTTCCTCTACCAGCTCACTGGATTGACGCTCACTCAGGTTCATCTGACCGAATCCATCGCCCTTGTCTTCGGACTCAGTATCCTGCTTCGGTCGTTCCTCGACTAA
- a CDS encoding hypothetical protein (KEGG: hbo:Hbor_25640 hypothetical protein) — protein MEETPEGTPVGVDDPYEVAGVCDHLTGDGRCRYALEQASNDPEFTAERRQNGYTCLAEGEHGEPAWESCPHYRSTTDGKECVRCGLEEVRIAHDATRPLVEEHHLSYGSESNAGADGDAPSHEITVGLCRWCHTKVHRSFARIDDDASPDPEAIAAREERRGAEMEELGFDAASEHREE, from the coding sequence ATGGAGGAGACGCCGGAGGGGACGCCGGTCGGCGTCGACGACCCGTACGAAGTTGCGGGCGTCTGTGACCACCTGACCGGCGATGGCCGCTGTCGCTACGCGCTGGAACAGGCCAGCAACGACCCCGAGTTCACCGCCGAGCGCCGCCAGAACGGCTACACCTGTCTCGCGGAGGGCGAACACGGTGAGCCAGCGTGGGAGTCCTGCCCGCACTATCGCTCGACGACCGACGGGAAGGAGTGCGTCCGCTGTGGGCTCGAAGAGGTCCGCATCGCCCACGACGCGACTCGCCCGTTGGTCGAGGAACACCACCTCTCCTACGGGTCGGAGAGCAACGCCGGCGCGGATGGTGACGCCCCATCCCACGAAATCACGGTCGGCCTCTGTCGCTGGTGTCACACCAAGGTCCACCGGTCGTTCGCCCGCATTGACGACGACGCCAGCCCCGACCCGGAAGCCATCGCCGCCCGGGAGGAGCGCCGCGGGGCCGAGATGGAGGAACTGGGCTTCGACGCCGCCAGCGAGCACCGTGAGGAGTGA
- a CDS encoding protein of unknown function DUF192 (KEGG: hvo:HVO_0645 hypothetical protein~manually curated~PFAM: Protein of unknown function DUF192), whose product MRIVHREGARSRVLASDVEEASGTLAKSRGLMFRGEIPEDYAMIFPFQQPANRTIHMLFVRVPLDVLWLVGDEVTHVSTLRPWIGLAHGIADTVIELPEGAAEGVEAGDTVELVE is encoded by the coding sequence GTGCGAATCGTCCACCGGGAAGGAGCGCGGAGTCGCGTCCTCGCCAGCGACGTCGAGGAAGCGTCGGGCACACTGGCCAAAAGCCGCGGCCTGATGTTTCGGGGAGAGATCCCCGAGGATTACGCGATGATCTTCCCGTTTCAGCAGCCAGCCAACCGAACCATCCACATGCTGTTCGTCCGGGTGCCCCTGGACGTGCTCTGGCTGGTGGGAGACGAGGTAACCCACGTGTCGACACTCCGGCCGTGGATTGGTCTCGCCCACGGCATCGCCGACACCGTCATCGAACTCCCGGAAGGCGCCGCCGAAGGCGTCGAAGCAGGCGACACTGTCGAACTAGTCGAGTAA